In Sulfuritortus calidifontis, the sequence TTGTTGGCCTTGACCATGCGTGATTGGTTCGAGAGCGAGTTAGGCAGTTACGTCCTGGCCAAGGAACAGGCCTGGTTCGACCAGACCTGTGTCGACCTCTTCGGCTTCAATGCCATGCAGGCGGGCCAGTGCTGGATCGATCTGCTGCGGGCCAATCGGATGCCTTACCGTTTTTGCAGCGATCTGGCCGAGGGGCAACTGCATTGCCGGCAGGATGCCTTGCCGGTCGCCGGCCACAGCCTGGACTTGCTGGCGCTGCCGCATGTCCTTGAATTCAGCAGCAATCCGCATCAGGTCCTGCGTGAGGCGGAGCGGGCGTTGCGACCGGAGGGGCATCTGCTGATCAGCGGCTTCAATCCCTTCAGTTTGTGGGGCGCCAGCCGTCTGCTGAGGCAGCGGCGCGGCGACTATCCCTGGCATGGCCGCTTTTTGCACCTGAACCGTTTGAAGGACTGGCTGGCGCTGCTGGGTTTCGAACTCCAGGCCGGCCGGATGATGTGTTATGCGCCGCCGGTCAACCAGGCGAAATGGCTGCACCGCTTCCGTTTCCTGGAGGCGGCGGGCGATCGCTGGTGGGCCCTGGGCGGCGGTGTTTATGCAATCCACGCGATCAAGCGCACGCCGGGCATGCGCCTGTTGACCCCGAAATGGGGCGAGGCCTGGCGGCCCGGCGCGGCGATCGCGCGCTCCCTGCCCAAGACGACCGCGCAGCGGGGTCGCATTGACTGAGAGAGAAGAAATGGTGGTGGATCTGTATACCGACGGGGCCTGCAAGGGCAACCCCGGCCCCGGCGGCTGGGGTGCCTTGCTGCGCTTTGGCGATCACGAGAAGGAACTCTGCGGCGGCGAGCCGGAGACGACCAACAACCGCATGGAACTGACCGCGGTGATCGAGGGCCTGCGGGCCCTGAAGCGCGCCTGCAAGGTGCGGGTGCACACCGATTCGCAGTATGTGAAGAAGGGCATCTCGGAATGGCTGGCCAACTGGCGCCGCCGCGGCTGGAAGACCAGCGAGGGCAAGCCGGTGAAGAACCAGGACCTCTGGCAGGCCCTGGATCGAGCCGTCGCCGAGCACGAGGTCGAGTGGTTCTGGGTCAGGGGCCATGCCGGGCATCCAGAGAACGAGCGCGCGGATGCCTTGGCCAATCAGGGCGTGTTGAAAGGGTTGGGGAGGGCGTAATGCGCAAGATCGTGCTGGACACCGAAACCACGGGCCTGGATCCGGCCCAGGGGCACCGCATCATCGAGATCGGCGCCCTGGAGATCGTCAACCGCCAGGTCACCGGCCGCAATTTCCATGTCTATCTCAATCCGGATCGCGAGATCGACGCCGGCGCCATCGCCGTGCATGGCCTGACCAACGAGTTTCTTGCCGACAAGCCGCGTTTCCCCGACGTGGTGGCGGATCTACTGGACTTCGTCGGCGGCGCCGAGCTGGTCATTCATAACGCCCCGTTCGACATGGGCTTCCTCAATGCCGAGTTGCGTCTGATCGACCGGCCGGCACTGGAGTCGAGCTGCGCCGGCGTCCTGGATACGCTCAAGTTGGCCAAGGACCTGCACCCGGGCCAGAAGAACAACTTGGATGCACTCTGCCGGCGCTATGACGTGGACAACTCGAACCGGGCCTACCACGGCGCCTTGCTCGACGCGCAGCTCTTGGCCGAGGTCTATCTGGCGATGACCCGGGGTCAGGAATCGCTTGGCATCGAGAGCGTGGGGGGCAGGGCGGGTTTCGATCGCACCCTGAAAGCGGGGGTATCGGTGCGGGTGCTGGCGCCGAGCGCCGAGGAACTGGCGGCGCACACGGCTTACTTGGCCGGGCTGGCCAAGGAAAGCGGTGCGGCGGTCGAGTGGTGAGGAGTTGGCACGGCCTGAGATAGGGGCTTAAGCGACGACCTTGTAGCCACCGTCTTCGATCGCCTGGCGCATGGCGTCGACGTTGCCGCGGGTGGCGTCGTACTGAATCTCGACCCGGCCGCTGGCCACGTCGATCTCCACGTTCTGTACGCCATCAACGGCGCCGAGCAGGTTCTTCACGCTGTTCACGCAGCCCATGCAACTCATGCCGCTGACAATCAGGGTGATCGTGTTCATGGTCATGCCTTGTCGATGGTCCGGCTGTAGGCCAGCCCGCCATGGGACAGGCCGTCCGGGCCGTAGGTCGCGTTCTGCCGCGACATGGTTTGCAGGATGTCGATGGCCTTGTTGGTCTGGCGCAGCTGCTCGCGGATGAGGGCGCCGTTGCGCTGGTTCAGGTCGCGGGCCCGCTCGCTCAACTGGCCTATGAGTTGGCCATCCTTCAGCGCCGCCTGTTCGCCGCGTGCGGTCAGGGCGGCTTTCAAGTCGACCGGCAAGGCTTGCTTGAGGCCGAGGCTGCTGCGCAGATTCGACCACTGGTTGCCGAGCAGGCCGGCCAGGCGGTTTTTTTCTTCGATGATGCTGTTCAGGTCGTCGAGCGCCTTGGCCGTCAGGGCGGCGTGTTCGCGTTCGAGCAGGGTGACGAAAAGGCCGAGATGGGCGGCGAGGTCCTTGACCTGGTTGGCGATGGCCGACATCACTTGACTTGTTGCTTCAATCCCTCGACTACATTGTTCAGCAGCTTTTCGGCGATAGCATCCTCGTTGACGTCGAACTTGCCGTCGGCGATGGCCTGGCGGACCGTCTCGACCTTGCCCATGTCGATTTCCGGGATGCTGGCGAGCTGGCTCTCCAGTTGCTGCAAGCGGGTCGAGGTGCGGGTCAGGTCGATGCTGGCATCGGCCTTGGCGGGTTGGGCTGGGGTGCTGGGTGCGGTTTCCGGGCGACGCGCCTTGTTCTCTTCCGGGCGTAACTGGCCGACTTTGGCGAGGGTGCTATCGATTTTCATATCCGGACTCCCGACTGCTGGACTCATGTACCTTTACTCTACCTCATTATCGGCACAACTGCATGATTGGTTTAGGGTTTGATCTGGAGCACACCCGACTCGGTGGCTGTGCCCTGCACGATGCGGCCGCTGGGCACCTTGCAGCGGACCAGGTCGCCGACGTTGGCATTGGATAGGGCGGTGCATTCCTGGCTGATGCTGAAGTCGGGGTGTTGGACCACGATGCGGACCTTCTGGCCGGCCTTGATGGCCATGGGCTTGGC encodes:
- a CDS encoding class I SAM-dependent methyltransferase, yielding MRDWFESELGSYVLAKEQAWFDQTCVDLFGFNAMQAGQCWIDLLRANRMPYRFCSDLAEGQLHCRQDALPVAGHSLDLLALPHVLEFSSNPHQVLREAERALRPEGHLLISGFNPFSLWGASRLLRQRRGDYPWHGRFLHLNRLKDWLALLGFELQAGRMMCYAPPVNQAKWLHRFRFLEAAGDRWWALGGGVYAIHAIKRTPGMRLLTPKWGEAWRPGAAIARSLPKTTAQRGRID
- the rnhA gene encoding ribonuclease HI; the encoded protein is MVVDLYTDGACKGNPGPGGWGALLRFGDHEKELCGGEPETTNNRMELTAVIEGLRALKRACKVRVHTDSQYVKKGISEWLANWRRRGWKTSEGKPVKNQDLWQALDRAVAEHEVEWFWVRGHAGHPENERADALANQGVLKGLGRA
- a CDS encoding heavy-metal-associated domain-containing protein encodes the protein MNTITLIVSGMSCMGCVNSVKNLLGAVDGVQNVEIDVASGRVEIQYDATRGNVDAMRQAIEDGGYKVVA
- a CDS encoding flagella synthesis protein FlgN — protein: MSAIANQVKDLAAHLGLFVTLLEREHAALTAKALDDLNSIIEEKNRLAGLLGNQWSNLRSSLGLKQALPVDLKAALTARGEQAALKDGQLIGQLSERARDLNQRNGALIREQLRQTNKAIDILQTMSRQNATYGPDGLSHGGLAYSRTIDKA
- the dnaQ gene encoding DNA polymerase III subunit epsilon, with protein sequence MRKIVLDTETTGLDPAQGHRIIEIGALEIVNRQVTGRNFHVYLNPDREIDAGAIAVHGLTNEFLADKPRFPDVVADLLDFVGGAELVIHNAPFDMGFLNAELRLIDRPALESSCAGVLDTLKLAKDLHPGQKNNLDALCRRYDVDNSNRAYHGALLDAQLLAEVYLAMTRGQESLGIESVGGRAGFDRTLKAGVSVRVLAPSAEELAAHTAYLAGLAKESGAAVEW
- the flgM gene encoding flagellar biosynthesis anti-sigma factor FlgM produces the protein MKIDSTLAKVGQLRPEENKARRPETAPSTPAQPAKADASIDLTRTSTRLQQLESQLASIPEIDMGKVETVRQAIADGKFDVNEDAIAEKLLNNVVEGLKQQVK